TGAATAGTGGATTTTTACCAACCATATTGGCTAATTCAATATGAAAATCGGGAGTTTCATAAGTAGCGTAATGAGGAAAGTAGTATCTAACACAATATGCAAAATCTTTAGAAATTTTGTCAAGACGAAGTTTCTTTTGCTGTTTCGTTTCGTTTGGATCAACAGAACCTCCAGAAGCTCGAATAAGAGCAATTTTTTCAATAAACCTCTTTTGTGCTATTTTATCTACTGACTTCATTATTTATAGCCTTTAAAGCTTTTTTCTTCTGTTAATGAGGTTATTTTATTAGTTTTGAAATTGTAAGCTACACCAACAATTTCCTTCTTTTTATATGATTTATGTCCCATTTTTTTAATGGAAACAACATCTCCTATTTGTGTCTGCTCAAATAGTGCAGATTTTAAAAGATGAGCAGCTATTTGAATTTTCCATTCGTAAGTAGAAGCTTTATTGAATATTAATGATAATAAGAGTTTAAACATAGTTTAATCAGTATTTAAGTGCTAATTCGTTTGTATGGTTTTCAAAAAATTCAAGTATGGCTAAATGGTGTTTAGGTTCAATTTTACTAATCATATCACTCATGATTAACTCCATAACATTGATATAAGTGTTATAGGGTATCCTATGCTCTTTTTCAAATCCATCTTTTGTTTTGTTGAGTTTGGCAATAGCATCAACCAGTTTTACTTTGGCGCTGTCAGAAGCATCTTTATCAGTTTCCATACTGATAAGCTTTTCTGCATAAATATCAATTAGGTTATTTATGTTTTGAAGTCCATTGTTAGTAGAACCAAGTAAAGCATTACGTCGTTCCTTCCACTTGAATTTTTCAACCCATGTACCAATAGTATGTTCAGAGACATTAATCAAGCTTGAAATTTCCTTTGCTGTTTTTTTGCCTTTGATGTATAAATCCTCTGCCAGTTTTTGCTCCCTAACTTTTGCCATGTATTTGTTTTATAACATCACAAAATTGCATTAATAAGTAGATTTTTTTAGTTGTTCAATTCTTTAATAAGTATTGATTTCCTTAGGCATAGGACTCTATTCCTTATTAAGGAACTGCCATTTTTTTAAACTTCATAATAATTCAAATTTTGTCATCACTATTCGAAAGAACATAAGAAAACAATGAAAAAACATCATGTAACTAATTTATTAATTGTTGGCGGGGTTAGCCTCACAAGCGCGTTGATAAATGCGGCCATCGCAGAAAAGTTTCCTTTAGTTATTACGGCTGATAAAAACGGCAATAAAGCTGACATTCGTATTACGGGTGCACTTTATAACTGGAATAACAGCTCTGAGGAAATAACAGCCAAAATAGATCAGTTTCTAGCAGATGGTGTTCAAGATGTAGATGTATATATAAATTCTCCTGGTGGGGATGTATTTACAGCTGCTGAAATAGAAAATCAAATACAAAGGTTCCCTGGTGCCAAAAATGGTATTGGAGGAGCTATTGTTGCATCTGCTGCTACTAAAATAGCTATAAGCTTAGATAGCTTTCAAATGGCTGAAAATGGTTCTTTTATGTACCATAAACCATCTGGTTATTTTAGTGGAAATGAAGATGCAGTTCAAAGCTCACTTGAGCTATTAAAAAACCTTACTGCTCAATACAAAGAGCAATATGCTGCTAAAACAGGATTGAGCGTTGAAGACATTGAATCTAAATGGGCAAAAGGCGATGTTTGGTTAACTGCTAAAGATGCCGCAAAGCAAAAATTCATAACTGGAGTAATTAAAAAAACTACGATTACACCAGATACAAAAGCAATGTTCGAAGCATTTGGAGCGCCGAACATTCCTGAAGTTACAAGTAAAATTAATAATCAAAACAATCTCATGGACAAAAAAATCATTGCCCTGTTATTAGGGCTTTCAGAAGATGCTTCAGAAGAGCAAATCAAAGCTGCAATTACAGCTAACAAAGAAGCAGCAACAAAAGTGACTGCATTGACTGCAGAAAAAAAACAAGCTGAAACTGCTGCATTAGAGACTAAGGTAGATGCCTTGTTAAATGGTGCTGTTACAGCTAAAAAAATCTTAGCAACTCAAGTTGAAAGCTTGAAAAGTTGGGCTAAAAATGATTTTGATGCTTGCGAAGCACACATCAATTCTTTACAGCCACTTGGAAAAGTTAGTGCTGCTGTAACTCCTTCCGCAGGTGGAGCTGCAAATGTGAAAGCATTTAAAGATATGTCTGAAAAAGAAAGAGACGAATTAGCTAACGAAGATCCAGAAGCTTTTAAAGCGGCTTATTTAGCTGACTTAGAAGGCAAGTAAAACCAAATTTTAAATTAAATCTAAAACAAACATGAAAAAAATCGGAATTGTATTGACGTGCTTACTTTTAACAGTAGCCTCATTCGCGAACATTACCAAGTGGAGTATTTCCCAGGAAGAAAAGGTTGAGCTTAAAACTTGTGCCATTGTAGATGGTGACCTTTTGAACGAATTGAACGAAAAGTTCATTATTTCCAAATTCAAGCATTTAGGAACCTGGATACAAGAGGTAACCAGTAAAGATAATTGGGTTGGAAATGATGCTATTAAGATACCTAAACGAAAAGGGGATAGTGCACCATCAGTATTAATTAATAATGCCGTTTATCCACTTGTATCTTCTGGTCGTGATGATGAAAAAGTAGTTGTTTCCTTGAATAAATATTCAACTGTGAATAAAGAGGTAACTGCTGATGAACTTTACTCTGTTGCTTACGATAAAGAGGGAGATATCAACCTTGAATTGAAAGAGGAATTAGAAATGAAATCAACTGATCATGCGTTGTATTCAATTTCTCCTGCTTCAAATTCAGCTGATACACCTGTTCTTGAAACAACAGGAGCTAATGATGGAACAGGAAGGTTACGTTGTACCAAAGCTGATATCATTAAATTAAAAGGTAAACTAGATAATTTATCGGTACCAAAAGATGGAAGAGTTTTAGTATTGAGTTCTACTCATGCTAATGATCTATTATTGGAAGATAGCGTATTTGAAAAAGGATACATGAATAGAGTTGACGGTAAAATCGCAATGAACTATTATGGATTTATCATTTACGAAGAAGTATATACTCCCACTTATCATGCTACAACAAAAGTTAAATTGGCTTTTGATAGTGTTACAGCTGGTAGAACTTCAACTATTTGTTTCCACAAAAAATCAACAGTTAAAGCTAAAGGTACAGTTACTCGTTATGCCAGAGCTGCTAAAGATGATCCAGAATACAGAAAGAATGTTGTGGGGTACGATTTGTACTTCGGTTGTTTCGCAATTATGGACCAAGGTCAAGGAGCTATCATTGACGGTAAAGCAGTCTAATTAATACAAAGTCATAGCCGGATATTGTAACGTCAAAGCCTTATAGGCAAATCAAAAAAAGTGACGTGAACATGAAAATGCACAATGCCCGGCTATTACTTTAAAATAAAAAGAAGCTATGAAATTAAGTATTGCAGGTTATAATTTGATAAAGTCTTTTGAGAAATGTAGTCTCAAGCCTTATTTATGTTCTGCAGGAGTTCCAACAATTGGATGGGGTAACACGATTTACCCAAATGGTAGAAAAGTCACCATGAAAGACCCTCCAATTACTCAAGCTTATGCTGATGAGATATTCTACTTTATAGCTGATTTATTTGCAAAAGACGTTTCAAGCTTGGTTAAATCAAGCTTAAAACAAAACCAATTTAATACAGTAGTCTCTTTTGCCTACAATGTCGGTAGTGATATCGATGCAGACAATATTCCAGAAGGATTAGGTGACAGCACACTCTTAAAGTTGATTAATGCCAATCCGAATGATCCTAATATCGCTAAGGAGTTTCTAAAGTGGAACAAAGCAAATGGAGTACCAAGTAATGGGTTAACCAATCGCAGAAAAAAAGAAGCACAAATTTACTTCTCATGAAAAAAGCATTAATAATCTGGTATTCATTTTTAGCAATATTATTGCTAATGACTTCTTGTAAATCAGTCAAAAATGTACCTATAAAAGAAATTACTAAAGATTCTATAACAGTAGTTTCAAAGGATACATTATTAACCGTTGCAAAAGATAGTAGTCAGACTGTTGCTGATTTAGGTATTGAGGATGGTAAAATAGTGATTAAAAAAATTAACAATTCCAGAACTGGACATAAACTTAAAGCTCCTAAAGTTACTGTTAAGGATAACGTTCTTACGGTTGACTGTGAAAAAGAAGCTGAAGAGTTGTTTTTCTCCTGGAAAGAAAAGTTTATAAAAAGCTATTCACAAAAAGAAATACCCATTACCACAAACATTTTAACCTGGTGGCAATGGACCCAAATTTACATAGGTAGAATTGCATTAGGCGCATTCTTTTTATGGCTCCTACTTTTATTTTTCAATTATAAAAAAATATAACATGACAAAAGCTCAACAATCCGCGAAAGAGGTATTCGAAAGATATCCAAACGCAAAAGAGGTCTTTGTTACTCCTGATGAGCAGGCGTTCTTAGACAAGAATAGAGCCGCTATGCATAATAGCGACTTTGAAACTGTAAAAAGGTCTGAGGTTATGACCGACGAACCATCAGCTGAAGATACTGCTAATGTATTTTTAGTTAAAAAATTAGCTGCAGACAAAATTGCTCAAGCTGAGGAAGCAACTACAATTGCACAATTGGACGCAATTGAAAAAGACGAAACCAGAACTACTGTTTTGAATGCTGTTGCGGCTCGCAGAGCTCAACTAGCGTCAGGAATGGAAGTTGATAAATCTGAAGAGGATTTAATTACTGAAATATCAACCGTTAAGACAGTTGAAGAGTTGGATGCTTACGCGAAAGACGAAACGAGACAAATCATATTGGATACAATTGATGCTCGTAGAACTGAATTAACCGAAAATCAAGATTAATAATGAGTTTTACAGGTGTAACAATTAATCCAGGACAGGGAGGTTTAAACCGTTCAAATCCGTCAACTGATGGCATCATGTCATTAGTTGCTTTTGTACCTGATGCAGCCGGTAACGATTTTCAGACAGTCTATGTTTTGAATAGCGTTAAAGCTGCAGAGGAGTTAGGTATAGACGCTGCCTTTGATGCGAATAATGCGGTTTTACTTCATTATCACATCTCCGAGTTTTTCAGGTTAGCTCCTGATGGAACTCTGAAACTTGTACTAACGGATCAAGCTACAGCTGCAGCATTTTTCGCAATGGATGCAGTTAAGGCCTTATTCCGTCAAAATACTGACGTAAAAAGAATTGGCTTTGTTTATAATTCCGACGATGTGGTAGTATTGGCAACAGAAATAGCAGCGTGTCAAACGTTCATAAACGGTTTGTTTGCGGATAAAATCTACTTAAATGGTATTTACCTTGAAGGTAGAAACGTCAGCAAAGCAGCGGTTACAAGACGTACATTGGATTGCGGTAAGGTTAGTTTAGTAATTGCTCAAGACCCTGCAATCGCAGTAATTGATCCTGCATATGCTAAATATGCTGCAGTCGGTACCGTTTTAGGAAGCCGCGCTGTTAGAAAGGTTAACGAGAACTTAGGTTCCGTTGATATTATCAAGAAGCCAAGCTCTAAAAAAGGTAACGAAACTTATCCTTTAACGGATACGCTTTTGGGCTTATGGCTTACTGCGTGCCTAAGTGATGGAACTCCGGTTTCAACACTTTCACAAGTAGAGCAGAATCAGCTTACAGCGTTTGGTTATACTTATGCCGGAACCTTCCAGGGATTTGCAGGAGTATATTTCAACGGTGAGCCAACTTGTATCGCTTTAAGTTCTGACTACTCAACTGGTGAGAACAATGGAGTTTGGGACAAAGCAGCTCTTGGAATCAGAAACGCTCTTTTACCAAAAGTTCGCGGATGGTTTCAGCGTGATGCAGGCACCGGTAAATTAAGAAGCACTGCTATTACCGATCTTCAAAACGTTGGTAAAAAGCCACTACAAAAAATGCTAGTAGCTGAAGAAATAAGCGGTTATGATTTGTTGATTCCAGCAGATCAGAACCCGAACGATCAAACTCCTTTAATTGTTAAAGCGAGTGTCACATTAGGAGCAATTATTCACACCTTCGAGGTAGATTTATCTTTAGTATAAAATGGCAAGAGCAAACACTTTAGTAAATGCATTCGGTAAAATGGCCGGATGGAATTCAGTAACTCTCAATTTTTTCGGAAGAGATATTGAAGGTATAATGGAAATTGGTTACGACGATACCGTAGAAAAGGAATTGATTTACGGAGCCGGTAAGATGCCAATTGGTCACGGTGAAGGTAAATACGAAGCAAAGGTTAAAATCGTGTTAGTGAAAGAGGAAGTTACGGCTTTATTGGATGCCATTCCTCCAGGAATGAGATTGCAGGATGCTATACCTGCTGACATGATTGTACAATATGACTATGACCTTCGTATTTATAAAGATATTTTGCGAAATGTCATGATTACAAAACTCGGTCGTAGTGTTAAGCAAGGCGACAAAGTTGTAGGCCAGGAACTGGAATGTATTGTAACTCACATTGACTGGAACCAATAAGATGAATATAGATGTTACTAAAGTAGTTGGGTATCTTGATGATACCCAATTACAGGCTTTGAAAACAAAGCACAAAATCAAATACATCCATGAGGTTATTACTGAAGATGAGGAGGGCGCCAAACACGCTACCTACTTCAAAAAACCAACAATGCAGCATTTGGAAGTTCTGGCAGATTATACCAAGAAGGACCAGGCGATAAAAGGACTTGAAACTCTTTTTAATACCTGCAGACTTTCCGGATCAGAAGAGGTACTGATTGATGACGAAATGAAAAGCGCAGCATATCAGGAGCTCAGTAAAATTTTCAAGAAAAGGGAGGCGATTGTAAAAAAGCGCTAGAGGAAGGTGTTATATCTTCCGATAACTCG
The window above is part of the Flavobacterium sp. N1994 genome. Proteins encoded here:
- a CDS encoding DUF1804 family protein, coding for MAKVREQKLAEDLYIKGKKTAKEISSLINVSEHTIGTWVEKFKWKERRNALLGSTNNGLQNINNLIDIYAEKLISMETDKDASDSAKVKLVDAIAKLNKTKDGFEKEHRIPYNTYINVMELIMSDMISKIEPKHHLAILEFFENHTNELALKY
- a CDS encoding ATP-dependent Clp protease proteolytic subunit, which gives rise to MKKHHVTNLLIVGGVSLTSALINAAIAEKFPLVITADKNGNKADIRITGALYNWNNSSEEITAKIDQFLADGVQDVDVYINSPGGDVFTAAEIENQIQRFPGAKNGIGGAIVASAATKIAISLDSFQMAENGSFMYHKPSGYFSGNEDAVQSSLELLKNLTAQYKEQYAAKTGLSVEDIESKWAKGDVWLTAKDAAKQKFITGVIKKTTITPDTKAMFEAFGAPNIPEVTSKINNQNNLMDKKIIALLLGLSEDASEEQIKAAITANKEAATKVTALTAEKKQAETAALETKVDALLNGAVTAKKILATQVESLKSWAKNDFDACEAHINSLQPLGKVSAAVTPSAGGAANVKAFKDMSEKERDELANEDPEAFKAAYLADLEGK
- a CDS encoding lysozyme; protein product: MKLSIAGYNLIKSFEKCSLKPYLCSAGVPTIGWGNTIYPNGRKVTMKDPPITQAYADEIFYFIADLFAKDVSSLVKSSLKQNQFNTVVSFAYNVGSDIDADNIPEGLGDSTLLKLINANPNDPNIAKEFLKWNKANGVPSNGLTNRRKKEAQIYFS
- a CDS encoding DUF2586 family protein codes for the protein MSFTGVTINPGQGGLNRSNPSTDGIMSLVAFVPDAAGNDFQTVYVLNSVKAAEELGIDAAFDANNAVLLHYHISEFFRLAPDGTLKLVLTDQATAAAFFAMDAVKALFRQNTDVKRIGFVYNSDDVVVLATEIAACQTFINGLFADKIYLNGIYLEGRNVSKAAVTRRTLDCGKVSLVIAQDPAIAVIDPAYAKYAAVGTVLGSRAVRKVNENLGSVDIIKKPSSKKGNETYPLTDTLLGLWLTACLSDGTPVSTLSQVEQNQLTAFGYTYAGTFQGFAGVYFNGEPTCIALSSDYSTGENNGVWDKAALGIRNALLPKVRGWFQRDAGTGKLRSTAITDLQNVGKKPLQKMLVAEEISGYDLLIPADQNPNDQTPLIVKASVTLGAIIHTFEVDLSLV